From Coffea arabica cultivar ET-39 chromosome 2e, Coffea Arabica ET-39 HiFi, whole genome shotgun sequence, the proteins below share one genomic window:
- the LOC140036250 gene encoding cytochrome P450 87A3-like — translation MTAVIVKNILSLTSFSLFPFFSSLGNFRYGPIFRTSIVGQPIVVSTDADVNYRVFQQEGNAFQIWYTESLFQIIGKQSVVAHHGGFHKYLKSLTFKFVSPEALREKLIYEMDESTQESLRSWSKLGKLDGKDGTAELVFKYAAKKMLGYEESKDQQKLRDSYKAFMDGLISFPLNIPGTPFHACLQGRKKAMKVIHDIFEKKRSGNDGATNDYDFADHLLEQIKKEDTFLNEEIARDLVFLFLFAAHETTSTALTVALRYLDGHPRVMAELKREHENILKMRETEGSAISWKEYKSMTFTHMVINETLRLANITPGILRKVVKEVEVKGYTIPAGWTVMVCPSSVHLDPNVYKNPHEFNPWRWEGKELHAGSKNFMAFAGGTRLCVGADYAKVQMSIFLHYLVTKYTWRVTNGAERIRTPTGIRFPKGLNIEISENK, via the exons aTGACAGCAGTAATAGTTAAGAATATTTTATCTTTGACTAGCTTTtcattgtttccttttttttcctctttgggCAATTTCAGATACGGGCCAATTTTTCGCACGAGTATAGTTGGGCAGCCAATCGTTGTATCAACTGATGCTGACGTCAACTACCGCGTCTTCCAGCAAGAAGGTAATGCTTTCCAAATTTGGTATACTGAGAGTCTCTTCCAGATAATTGGGAAACAAAGTGTAGTTGCCCATCATGGAGGCTTCCACAAGTACCTCAAGAGCTTAACGTTCAAGTTTGTTAGCCCCGAAGCCTTAAGAGAGAAGCTAATATATGAAATGGATGAGAGCACTCAAGAATCTCTAAGATCTTGGAGTAAACTTGGAAAATTAGATGGTAAAGATGGAACTGCAGAG TTGGTATTTAAATATGCTGCCAAGAAGATGCTTGGCTATGAAGAAAGCAAGGATCAGCAAAAATTGAGAGACAGTTATAAGGCATTCATGGATGGCTTGATCTCATTTCCTCTCAACATCCCTGGAACACCATTCCACGCTTGCTTACAA GGACGTAAGAAAGCAATGAAGGTCATCCACGACATCTTTGAGAAGAAGCGCTCAGGCAATGATGGAGCTACGAATGACTATGACTTTGCGGACCATTTACTTGAGCAAATAAAGAAAGAAGACACTTttttgaatgaagaaattgcGAGGGACCTGGTATTTTTGTTTCTATTTGCTGCCCATGAAACGACTTCAACAGCTTTGACTGTGGCCTTGAGGTATCTAGATGGCCATCCACGTGTTATGGCTGAACTAAAG AGAGAACATGAAAATATTCTTAAAATGCGAGAAACAGAAGGTTCTGCTATTTCATGGAAAGAGTACAAGTCTATGACTTTCACGCACATG GTTATAAATGAAACACTTAGGCTTGCAAATATTACTCCTGGGATTTTGCGCAAAGTTGTCAAGGAAGTTGAAGTAAAAG GGTATACAATTCCTGCTGGCTGGACCGTAATGGTTTGTCCATCATCTGTTCATTTGGATCCTAATGTATATAAAAACCCCCATGAATTTAACCCATGGCGATGGGAG GGCAAAGAATTACACGCGGGATCAAAAAATTTCATGGCATTTGCTGGTGGTACGAGGCTTTGCGTTGGTGCTGACTATGCAAAGGTGCAGATGTCAATTTTTCTGCATTACTTGGTCACAAAATACAC CTGGAGAGTTACCAACGGAGCAGAGAGAATCCGGACACCTACTGGTATTCGTTTCCCCAAGGGATTGAATATTGAGATTTCAGAGAACAAATAG